A genome region from Polyodon spathula isolate WHYD16114869_AA chromosome 19, ASM1765450v1, whole genome shotgun sequence includes the following:
- the LOC121295040 gene encoding golgin subfamily B member 1-like isoform X3 — MWKWYSGDESAPAQGAPDSQEGMNHKSMADVCEQLAQTEQLVVQLKELIREKDNVLRTKDEQIKMEKEACEAKLSKIKLQNKAKVTSLNSQLEELKKQLTPSGTKEATAGLKKATGDGNRDHAAASRGKILVLKKKVEELETQLSQYKAELKNKNAEIETRRQRGFEIDAMLAEKDKKLSEKEAYILDLQLIASGENPARALSTPAEEPKLIAHVQLTEKEIPLQDLQTLVKNLTKKVEESEEKYSLLKEQSESLKELLVTEKKQFEGKENMYKENIQTFKDIIMEKENNLVEQYQKHEHELFKLAAKSDASAELEQLLKTLKQKLHEKEEVLLGRTQVVDVLQTELDTRDQQIKRLQVEKDNMQSKLDAEKHIMRAQLRDLMQKHETELKHVREKHETELSEKEQAYQQLQKQLVEVRNHTEAGALAMDSTVDAGSSPRIAELEVQAKLKTEEASKSETKFLKMKAWSKSRIKQLEDELKKAKSGPTSSDINTLRNKLVELEEEREEILQKLEEYEELKTLNAELLAKLEIYEEQQRKMQADLEQVTKRAASQTSESGSADELQSHVLKWQDMVSDAEDVRDQVREEKAAMALRMTHLEEEREVLVTRQQELEEELAQTRGLRPKKGKQKQAANSSHNHLQEDFEFDGKQSYQDPNNTLDSSDFADGENMGGWWPEYTSDSTGLRSVVEELELERNQLQEQILTLEERCQHLEDRLQLQARIESLQNENERLQGQLTNLRSQHNRDTEKHQVLISSLHEQLKGFRDREEVLQSSLIEKEQTLMETSEKLEQIKNIRDSLKEKEVQNKELNDKLLQAEQNVSEVTGKCCTYEKLCSELKTSVGDLTHRLNSAKEKTQKQDVAIEMLQCDLDQTNDELDKLNSTHLEERAQLIHDLQSCEREIDSLKDVLLQKDKEIAALSNSMTEYLDQVLQLKQQMKYKEEEMGGMETALGKAERQAQIIRESQSSDEQAMSTKLASLMEQLKDMEMELSNIREQNKAKCSEVEELVKQVHDDNGIIQNLRTDIQKLNVTHRTHLAECETQLSSLKEQVTVSSRRLQEVDTKNLGETNKLAAQLEETNTAYKNLENMLQKKEQSFETELKSFKDECNKLLAEVARKDEELLILSKQLAEQMEHQEMVNWAVHENLETISCLELKLKVAQQEAEETKLKLNLKLQVKETECVQHKEQLEVKSESILKLETEVKTLENKNEQLQTTLEKKDNEILVQTNLAADLNEKAADVLGINQNLQCQVKQLTDESEKLKRELTDQESLQSKQHNLVSELQDKISANELHISEYEKTVAVMQKEKEELVKLLEQNQNVVAEKLVDKTSECNNLTKLLAKTQESVAHLQDQVQLLTSQIAQLKCNIAEKEQSVIDGVTKCENLQSQLGQLQETLPMLKEQNHALQSGLVEKNLLLQEKVTECHSLQKQINQQNKSIVNLQNEVESVKDEGRKLTQSLEEKEVAFQNRICECNDLFDELKRNNEAIAVLSSQIDVMNEESVKLKSENEDLKATLNNRNVDYSKLHEQATLSKTEAAELQSQVQILNAEIQDTKTDILGKLNEIAVFQSELSKKDDSIVLLNKQLDDMHTNAESLNISLQEKTEFLNRQDLLIKQLQIKYVEQECQLSENKAVIAELQPQGQDMQKALQEKEKTLNMQQKEIKQFKDKAEESELLKSQLNEYLQMISDLQSQLKIVTERSDQLKCRMTEKEAVLKKKVIDYVSLKALFSDLEDTASQLRVQLEQVTTESDALKDTVKEKESNLKVIEESSLVQKEDFILKYKNKQDECESLKDQLSTLQETTSGLNEHITTQSSEINQLKETILKTETCILEQTKAMQELQDQVEEAKLFKSQLMESTELIYQLQRQVQKLTSESKMLDKSAGEKQTAFFHLQEQYTAQTEQLREINSAVSQKNEEISSLHRLISEKGNIIKVAENTSSTLKNEVEQLKVELEKNKVSYVDLQQKKNALAAEIEVQKAQNIEVVEQLNIANQAVEERELIVQSLSSKYAKQLQNIETLNSEILSLNEKNSNLNKEMELMTQNLQQQLDSAVREKLVLKRDIDRTIAEKEELTKNYNNQLQKKKDELQKLEQLVANLNEAGERLKNERKQLQMQLQEITSLRAECMELPQVRSKAAELQKALQQADAFRLQTEQDVGAYQTELAELRTEKNLLLTESRPLKEQYLIMVAEKDREISELKKLYPEESRKSSGIYPIKTESDTLVANEDSSDQVKLLLTERIQLQSDLQRCLQEIHQRDLRFQQLNGKMMQTIEEKTNLTTQLKAVTQTLRDTQLHHNELQNRCYWLERQLQIQAAFQGHVQGEVAAEVPPGAPQERASAVVDIESLEVSELRKRLTDTEQLYNSTQQELSQLGESLSEEQARRKAAEEALGLAEERVQSSRSAAREYSIQLESGDECDALIVDPTEHVVVRKMKGGALSVKRWLRGRSLYCSKLLTSRAKSRYLFLTYLLALHVAVFMCLTGIL, encoded by the exons ATGTGGAAGTGGTACTCGGGAGACGAGTCAGCCCCTGCCCAAGGA GCTCCAGACTCCCAGGAAGGGATGAACCACAAGTCAATGGCTGATGTATGTGAACAGCTGGCACAGACAGAACAACTAGTTGTGCAGCTGAAAGAACTGATCCGGGAAAAAGATAATGTCCTCCGTACCAAAGATGAACAGATTAAG aTGGAAAAAGAAGCATGTGAAGCCAaactttccaaaataaaactcCAAAATAAAGCCAAAGTTACCTCATTAAATTCTCAACTGGAAGAACTAAAGAAACAGCTGACACCATCAGGAACAAAAGAAGCAACGGCAGGTCTCAAGAAG GCAACTGGAGATGGGAATCGGGATCATGCAGCAGCAAGCCGTGGAAAAATCCTAGTGCTTAAGAAGAAAGTGGAAGAACTGGAAACCCAACTTTCTCAATATAAAGCAGAGTTGAAAAACAAG AATGCAGAGATTGAGACTCGGAGACAGCGTGGGTTTGAGATAGATGCCATGCTTGCAGAGAAAGATAAGAAACTTTCTGAAAAAGAGGCTTACATCCTTGACCTCCAACTGATAGCTTCAGGAGAGAACCCTGCTAGAGCATTGTCTACACCAGCAGAAGAGCCAAAGCTGATTGCCCAT GTTCAGCTGACAGAGAAGGAAATTCCATTGCAAGACCTTCAAACGCTTGTCAAGAATCTTACGAAGAAAGTGGAGGAAAGTGAGGAGAAATACAGCCTTCTAAAGGAACAGTCAGAAAGTCTGAAGGAACTTCTTGTTACGGAAAAGAAACAGTTTGAGGGGAAAGAAAATATGTACaaggaaaat aTCCAGACATTCAAAGATATTAttatggaaaaagaaaataatcttgTTGAACAATACCAGAAGCATGAACATGAGCTTTTTAAGCTGGCAGCAAAATCTGATGCTAGTGCCGAACTGGAACAG TTGCTGAAGACCCTCAAACAGAAACTACATGAGAAGGAGGAAGTGCTGCTTGGAAGAACCCAGGTTGTAGATGTGCTGCAGACGGAGTTGGACACCAGGGATCAGCAAATTAAG cgTCTTCAAGTGGAAAAAGACAACATGCAATCCAAGCTAGATGCTGAAAAGCATATAATGAGAGCCCAGCTGAGAGACCTAATGCAGAAACACGAGACAGAGCTGAAACATGTCAGGGAAAAGCACGAAACTGAACTGTCTGAGAAAGAGCAGGCTTACCAGCAGCTCCAGAAACAACTTGTAGAGGTTAGAAATCACACGGAAGCTGGGGCACTGGCCATGGACAGCACTGTGGATGCTGGTAGCAGTCCGAGGATTGCAGAGTTGGAAG TACAAGCAAAGTTGAAAACTGAGGAGGCCAGCAAATCTGAAACCAAGTTCCTCAAAATGAAAGCATGGTCCAAATCCAGGATCAAACAGCTGGAGGATGAACTCAAAAAAGCTAAG TCTGGACCCACAAGCTCAGATATTAATACCTTAAGAAATAAACTTGTTGAGCTTGAAGAAGAAAGAGAAGAGATTCTGCAGAAACTGGAGGAGTATGAAGAACTTAAGACActaaatg CTGAGCTACTGGCTAAACTTGAGATCTATGAAGAACAGCAAAGAAAGATGCAAGCTGACCTGGAACAAGTTACTAAAAGAGCAGCTTCTCAG ACCAGTGAATCCGGCAGTGCAGACGAGCTGCAGAGCCATGTTCTGAAGTGGCAGGATATGGTGTCTGATGCCGAGGATGTTCGTGACCAGGTCAGGGAGGAGAAAGCTGCAATGGCTTTAAGAATGACACATCTAGAAGAGGAAAGGGAAG TGCTGGTCACTCGGCAGCAGGAGTTGGAGGAGGAGCTGGCGCAAACTCGAGGGCTCAGACCTAAAAAAGGAAAGCAGAAGCAGGCTGCTAACAGCTCTCACAATCATCTGCAG GAGGATTTTGAATTTGATGGAAAGCAATCTTATCAGGATCCCAACAACACTTTAGACAGCAGTGATTTTGCTGATGGAGAGAACATGGGAGGTTGGTGGCCAGAGTACACTTCTGACAGTACAG GACTGAGGTCTGTGGTTGAAGAGCTGGAATTGGAGAGGAACCAGCTCCAAGAGCAGATCTTGACACTTGAAGAACGATGTCAACATCTTGAGGACAGGTTACAGCTTCAAGCAAGAATAGAGTCACTACAG AATGAAAACGAACGTCTACAGGGCCAGCTAACTAATCTGCGCAGTCAGCATAACAGAGACACTGAAAAACATCAGGTGCTGATTTCTAGTCTACATGAACAGCTAAAAGG attTAGAGACAGGGAAGAAGTTCTTCAGTCTTCCCTGATTGAGAAAGAGCAGACACTAATGGAAACCTCTGAAAAGCTGGAACAAATCAAAAACATCAGAGACTCTTTGAAGGAGAAGGAAGTGCAAAACAAAGAACTCAATGACAAGCTTCTGCAAGCTGAGCAAAAT GTGTCTGAAGTTACAGGGAAGTGTTGTACTTACGAAAAACTGTGTTCTGAACTGAAGACTTCTGTTGGAGACCTTACACACAGACTGAACTCTGCCAAGGAAAAG actcAAAAGCAAGATGTTGCCATTGAAATGCTTCAGTGTGACCTGGATCAGACTAATGATGAACTTGACAAATTAAATTCCACCCATTTGGAAGAACGTGCTCAGCTGATTCACGACCTTCAAAGCTGCGAGAGAGAGATTGATAGTCTTAAAGATGTTCTCTTGCAGAAAGACAAAGAAATCGCTGCCCTTTCCAACAGTATGACTGAGTACCTTGATCAGGTTTTGCAGCTGAAacaacaaatgaaatacaaagaGGAGGAGATGGGTGGAATGGAGACTGCTTTGGGGAAGGCAGAGAGGCAGGCTCAAATAATAAGAGAGTCCCAGTCTTCAGATGAGCAGGCCATGAGCACCAAGCTTGCCTCTCTTATGGAACAACTGAAAGATATGGAGATGGAACTGAGCAACATTAGAGAGCAAAATAAAGCTAAATGCAGTGAGGTTGAAGAACTTGTAAAACAAGTTCATGATGATAATGGAATTATTCAGAACCTACGAACCGATATTCAAAAGCTGAATGTTACTCATCGCACTCATCTTGCAGAATGTGAGACTCAGTTATCTTCTCTGAAAGAGCAGGTTACTGTATCATCTCGGAGATTGCAGGAGGTAGATACCAAAAACCTTGGGGAGACAAATAAGCTGGCTGCTCAGCTTGAAGAAACAAATACTGCTTACAAGAATCTCGAGAACATGCTTCAGAAAAAAGAGCAGAGTTTTGAAACAGAACTGAAATCTTTTAAGGATGAATGCAACAAGCTGCTTGCTGAGGTAGCAAGAAAAGATGAAGAGCTTCTCATATTATCCAAACAACTTGCAGAACAAATGGAACACCAAGAAATGGTTAATTGGGCAGTGCATGAAAACCTGGAGACTATATCCTGTCTAGAGTTAAAACTTAAGGTTGCTCAGCAGGAGGCAGAAGAAACTAAATTGAAACTAAATCTAAAGTTGCAGGTCAAAGAGACAGAATGTGTACAACACAAGGAACAGCTCGAGGTAAAATCTGAATCTATTTTGAAACTGGAAACAGAAGTGAAGACTCTCGAGAATAAAAATGAGCAACTCCAGACCACTCTTGAGAAAAAGGACAATGAAATTCTGGTTCAAACAAACCTTGCTGCTGATTTAAATGAAAAGGCTGCTGATGTGCTGGGAATAAATCAGAATCTGCAATGTCAAGTGAAACAGCTTACTGATGAGAGTGAAAAGCTCAAGAGAGAGCTAACTGACCAGGAGAGTTTGCAATCAAAGCAACACAATCTTGTTAGTGAGTTGCAGGATAAGATATCTGCAAATGAGCTCCACATTTCAGAGTATGAAAAGACTGTAGCAGTGatgcagaaagaaaaagaagaactTGTTAAGCTCTTAGAGCAGAATCAAAATGTGGTAGCTGAAAAGTTGGTGGATAAAACAAGTGAATGTAATAATCTTACTAAACTGCTTGCTAAGACCCAAGAATCGGTTGCACATTTGCAAGACCAGGTACAGCTTCTCACTTCGCAGATAGCTCAGTTAAAATGTAACATTGCTGAAAAGGAACAATCAGTTATTGACGGAGTTACTAAATGTGAAAATCTACAAAGCCAGCTTGGGCAACTACAAGAAACTCTGCCTATGCTTAAAGAACAGAATCATGCATTACAATCAGGGCTGGTTGAAAAGAACTTGTTACTACAAGAGAAAGTTACTGAATGTCATTCCTTGCAGAAACAAATAAACCAGCAAAACAAGTCTATTGTGAATTTACAAAATGAAGTAGAGTCCGTAAAAGATGAAGGCAGGAAACTTACCCAGAGTTTGGAAGAAAAAGAAGTAGCGTTTCAAAATAGAATATGTGAATGTAATGACCTGTTTGATGAATTAAAAAGGAATAATGAAGCTATTGCTGTACTAAGTAGTCAAATTGATGTCATGAATGAAGAATCTGTGAAACTGAAATCTGAGAATGAGGATCTTAAAGCCACTCTGAATAATCGTAATGTTGATTACAGCAAACTTCATGAACAAGCAACCCTGAGCAAAACTGAAGCTGCAGAGTTGCAGAGCCAGGTCCAAATATTAAATGCAGAAATTCAGGACACAAAAACAGATATATTAGGAAAGTTGAATGAAATTGCTGTCTTCCAATCAGAGTTATCCAAAAAAGATGATTCtatagttttattaaacaaacagttgGATGACATGCATACTAACGCAGAGAGCTTAAATATAAGTTTACAAGAGAAAACTGAATTTTTGAATCGGCAAGACTTGTTGATAAAGCAGTTGCAGATAAAGTATGTGGAACAGGAATGTCAACTGTCTGAGAATAAAGCAGTAATTGCTGAGCTACAGCCACAAGGTCAGGATATGCAGAAAGCATTGCAGGAAAAAGAAAAGACCCTGAACATGCagcaaaaagaaattaaacagtttAAGGATAAGGCAGAAGAATCTGAGCTGTTAAAATCACAACTTAATGAATACCTGCAGATGATCTCTGATCTCCAGAGTCAACTTAAAATTGTGACTGAGAGGTCTGATCAATTAAAATGCCGCATGACCGAAAAAGAggcagtgctgaaaaaaaaagttattgattaTGTTAGCTTAAAGGCCCTGTTTTCTGATCTGGAAGATACTGCATCTCAGCTCAGAGTTCAGTTGGAGCAAGTAACTACCGAGTCAGATGCATTGAAAGATACTGTTAAAGAAAAGGAGTCAAATCTGAAAGTGATTGAAGAGAGTTCACTGGTTCAAAAGgaggatttcattttaaaatataaaaataaacaggatgAATGTGAGAGTCTTAAAGACCAGCTCTCAACCTTGCAAGAGACCACTTCAGGGCTGAATGAACACATCACCACTCAGAGCTCTGAAATAAACCAACTGAAGGAAACTATCTTGAAAACAGAGACTTGTATTTTGGAGCAAACCAAGGCAATGCAGGAACTGCAAGACCAAGTGGAGGAAGCAAAACTTTTCAAATCTCAGTTAATGGAAAGCACAGAATTAATATATCAACTACAAAGGCAAGTGCAAAAGTTAACCTCGGAATCTAAAATGTTAGATAAATCAGCTGGGGAAAAACAGACAGCTTTCTTTCATCTACAAGAGCAATACACAGCACAGACTGAGCAGCTACGGGAAATCAATTCAGctgtttcacaaaaaaatgaaGAGATATCTAGTCTTCACAGATTGATAAGTGAAAAGGGTAACATTATAAAGGTTGCAGAAAACACTTCAAGCACACTTAAAAATGAAGTGGAGCAGCTCAAAGTTGAACTGGAGAAGAACAAGGTTTCATATGTTGATCTGCAGCAAAAGAAGAATGCTCTGGCTGCTGAGATAGAGGtacaaaaagcacaaaacattGAAGTTGTGGAACAGTTGAACATAGCAAACCAGGCTGTGGAAGAAAGAGAACTTATTGTACAGTCCCTCAGTAGCAAATATgctaaacaattacaaaacatagAAACCCTAAATTCAGAAATTCTGTCTTTGAATGAAAAAAATTCAAacttaaataaagaaatggaGTTAATGACTCAAAACCTACAACAGCAGCTGGATTCAGCGGTCAGAGAAAAATTGGTTCTGAAACGAGACATTGACAGAACCATTGCAGAGAAAGAGGAACTTACCAAGAACTACAACAACCAActgcagaaaaagaaagatgaatTGCAGAAGCTTGAGCAACTGGTGGCTAATCTGAATGAAGCAGGGGAACGACTGAAGAATGAGAGAAAACAACTTCAAATGCAG ttacaaGAGATCACTAGCCTGAGGGCTGAATGTATGGAGTTGCCCCAGGTGAGAAGTAAAGCGGCTGAACTTCAAAAGGCCCTGCAGCAAGCTGATGCCTTCAGACTGCAAACCGAGCAAGACGTTGGGGCGTACCAGACAGAGCTTGCAGAGCTAAG GACTGAGAAGAACCTGCTTCTCACAGAATCCCGGCCCCTCAAGGAACAGTACTTGATAATGGTtgcagagaaagacagagagattTCTGAACTGAAGAAACTCTACCCTGAAGAATCCAGGAAATCCAGTGGTATTTATCCCATCAAG ACCGAAAGTGATACTTTGGTGGCAAACGAGGATTCCTCAGATCAGGTGAAGCTTCTATTAACAGAACGCATCCAGCTTCAGAGTGACTTGCAGCGTTGCCTACAAGAGATTCACCAGAGAGACCTGCGCTTTCAGCAGCTGAACGGCAAG ATGATGCAGACCATAGAAGAGAAAACTAACCTGACAACCCAGCTGAAAGCTGTTACTCAGACTCTGCGTGATACTCAGTTGCATCACAATGAGCTGCAGAACCGATGTTATTGGCTGGAGAGGCAACTGCAGATACAGGCTGCCTTCCAGGGCCATGTACAA GGAGAAGTGGCTGCAGAGGTTCCTCCAGGAGCACCACAGGAAAGAGCCAGTGCTGTAGTAGATATAGAAAGCTTGGAAGTTAGTGAGCTGAGGAAAAG GCTCACAGATACAGAGCAGCTGTACAATTCCACCCAACAAGAGCTTTCCCAGCTTGGAGAGTCTCTCTCTGAGGAGCAGGCGAGGCGAAAAGCAGCAGAGGAGGCTTTAGGGCTGGCTGAAGAGAGAGTTCAAAG TTCCAGATCTGCTGCAAGAGAGTACAGTATTCAATTGGAATCGGGTGACGAATGTGATGCACTAATAGTAGACCCCACTGAACATGTTGTAGTACGCAAG ATGAAAGGAGGAGCACTTTCTGTCAAGAGGTGGCTGCGTGGACGTAGTCTGTATTGCTCCAAGCTGCTGACGTCCAGAGCAAAATCTCGCTACCTTTTCCTCACTTACCTGTTGGCATTACATGTTGCTGTCTTCATGTGCCTGACCGGAATTCTGTAA